Proteins encoded together in one Candidatus Sulfotelmatobacter sp. window:
- the fdh gene encoding formate dehydrogenase, with the protein MIRELLSRWPLIQQLRTGSDGTGIEAMTDRTRNLQPKISGAEVARSICPYCGVGCGQLVFHKAGKLVSIEGDPESPISRGHLCPKGADTYELHTHPGRLKTVKYRAPYSREWREIPLANAMDMVAERVWDTRERSFAESRDGKSLMQTTALAHLGGATLDCEENYLIKKLFTAGLGMVCLSNQARIUHSSTVPGLGTSFGRGGATTAQQDLSNSDAILIMGSSMAENHPVGFQWVIEAREKGAKIIHVDPRFTRTSAMADVWVPLRAGSDIIFLGALVHYVLENKKEFREYVVPYTNASTILRQDFRDTEDLDGLFSGWDEEKKKYDPESWLYAGAPPKEEVGGIAGHSEVGGGHGKDRGGEAQDAGEYGSDPTLQHPRCVFQVLKRHFSRYTPEMVERFCGVPKDVFLKVADIFSSASGPEKTAAICYAVGWTQHSKGVQIIRTASILQLLLGNIGRPGGGILALRGHASIQGSTDIPTLYDILPGYLPMPFFGEESRTLDVYLKKHSSRTGLWSSFDKYFISLMKAYYGAQATQENEWGFHWLPRVTGDHSHFGYWLDMADGKLDGLFVMGQNPAVGASNGRLQRKALAKLKWLVVRDMVETETASFWYASPEVERGELSPDSIGTEVFLFPAAGTAEKSGTFTNTQRLLQHREKAVDPPGDARSETWFMVHLGRRLKAKAQQDSTHKNAALRALTWDYPTEGPLAEPQAEDILREINGWSLPDRKQLTHIKDLKNDGSTACGAWIYCGVFPEEHRNRANERHSRDLLGHGWGFAWPNDCRIIYNRASASPDGRPWSERKKLIWWDEAKQEWTGLDNPDYEKKTPPDAPADIHNGHGTKALGGAKPFMLHPDGVGWLYVASGLKDGPLPAHYEPLESLLENPLYDQQTNPAADRKKRPDNPYAATDDARFPYILTTYRLTEHHTAGGMTRYLSHLNELQPELFTEVSPELAAELNLQHAEWATIITARALIEARVLVTPRMRPLRIDGHDVHQVGLPYHWGYQGHVTGDIVNDLLVISEEPNVRIMETKALTCNIVPGRRAHGRQALEELGAKVGLTA; encoded by the coding sequence ATGATCCGAGAATTGCTCTCTCGCTGGCCTTTGATTCAGCAGCTTCGGACCGGCTCCGATGGAACCGGGATTGAGGCGATGACGGATCGCACGCGCAATCTCCAACCCAAAATCAGCGGCGCAGAGGTAGCGCGTTCGATCTGTCCTTACTGCGGTGTGGGCTGCGGGCAGCTCGTGTTTCACAAAGCGGGCAAGCTGGTCTCCATCGAAGGCGACCCGGAATCGCCGATCTCGCGAGGGCATCTTTGCCCCAAGGGCGCAGATACCTATGAGTTGCATACGCATCCCGGCCGACTGAAAACAGTCAAGTATCGGGCGCCCTATTCCCGCGAATGGCGCGAAATTCCCCTGGCCAATGCCATGGACATGGTGGCCGAACGTGTTTGGGATACGCGCGAAAGAAGCTTCGCAGAATCACGCGACGGCAAATCGCTGATGCAGACAACGGCGTTGGCTCATCTTGGCGGTGCAACTCTCGACTGCGAAGAAAATTATCTGATCAAGAAACTGTTCACCGCAGGACTCGGAATGGTGTGCCTGAGCAATCAGGCACGGATATGACACAGCTCCACTGTGCCCGGTCTGGGCACATCCTTCGGGCGCGGCGGCGCGACTACTGCGCAACAGGATCTCAGTAACTCCGACGCCATTCTTATTATGGGCTCGTCGATGGCAGAGAACCATCCGGTCGGCTTTCAGTGGGTCATTGAGGCTCGCGAAAAAGGCGCCAAGATCATCCATGTCGATCCTCGTTTTACTCGAACTTCGGCGATGGCCGATGTTTGGGTTCCTCTGCGCGCGGGAAGCGACATCATTTTCCTGGGCGCGCTGGTTCACTACGTGCTGGAAAACAAGAAAGAGTTTCGCGAGTACGTCGTTCCCTACACCAACGCGTCGACCATCCTCCGACAGGACTTTCGCGATACGGAAGATCTCGACGGATTATTTTCTGGATGGGACGAAGAGAAAAAGAAATACGATCCGGAGTCATGGCTCTACGCCGGCGCCCCCCCGAAGGAAGAAGTCGGCGGCATAGCCGGACATTCGGAAGTCGGTGGCGGACACGGAAAGGACCGCGGCGGAGAAGCTCAGGATGCCGGCGAGTATGGATCTGATCCGACGCTGCAACATCCGCGCTGCGTGTTTCAGGTCCTGAAACGCCATTTTTCTCGCTATACGCCGGAGATGGTGGAACGATTCTGCGGTGTTCCGAAAGATGTATTTCTCAAGGTCGCCGACATCTTCTCATCTGCCTCAGGACCGGAAAAAACCGCCGCGATCTGTTACGCCGTTGGATGGACGCAGCATTCTAAGGGCGTGCAGATTATCCGCACTGCTTCCATTCTTCAGTTGCTTCTGGGAAACATCGGGCGCCCCGGCGGCGGAATTCTCGCACTCCGCGGTCATGCCTCCATTCAAGGTTCGACCGACATCCCTACCCTTTACGATATCCTGCCCGGCTATCTGCCAATGCCCTTCTTCGGAGAAGAATCCCGCACGCTCGATGTCTACCTAAAGAAACACAGCTCTCGAACCGGGCTCTGGTCGAGCTTCGACAAATACTTCATCAGCCTGATGAAGGCCTATTACGGGGCTCAGGCAACTCAAGAAAATGAGTGGGGCTTTCACTGGCTGCCGCGCGTGACCGGCGACCATTCACACTTTGGCTATTGGCTCGACATGGCCGATGGCAAGCTCGACGGCTTGTTCGTAATGGGCCAGAACCCGGCCGTAGGCGCTTCAAACGGGCGTCTCCAGCGCAAGGCACTGGCGAAACTGAAATGGCTTGTCGTACGCGACATGGTGGAAACCGAAACCGCATCCTTTTGGTATGCTTCGCCGGAAGTTGAACGTGGTGAACTTTCTCCAGATTCAATCGGCACCGAAGTGTTTCTGTTTCCGGCCGCTGGGACTGCTGAGAAATCGGGGACTTTCACGAATACTCAGCGCCTTCTTCAGCATCGGGAAAAGGCTGTCGATCCTCCGGGAGATGCGCGCAGCGAAACCTGGTTCATGGTTCACCTGGGCCGCCGCCTGAAAGCAAAAGCGCAGCAAGATTCAACCCACAAAAATGCTGCATTACGAGCGCTGACCTGGGACTATCCAACCGAAGGCCCGCTAGCCGAACCGCAAGCGGAAGACATACTGCGAGAAATCAATGGATGGTCCCTGCCCGATCGCAAACAACTCACCCATATCAAAGATTTGAAAAACGATGGTTCCACTGCATGCGGAGCCTGGATTTACTGCGGCGTCTTCCCGGAAGAACATCGCAACCGCGCCAATGAACGTCACTCCAGGGATCTTCTTGGACATGGCTGGGGATTTGCCTGGCCCAACGACTGCCGCATCATTTACAACCGCGCATCCGCGAGTCCCGACGGCAGACCGTGGAGTGAACGCAAGAAATTAATCTGGTGGGACGAAGCAAAACAGGAGTGGACGGGACTGGATAATCCGGACTACGAAAAGAAAACGCCTCCCGACGCTCCCGCCGACATTCACAACGGCCACGGTACGAAGGCTCTGGGCGGCGCGAAGCCGTTTATGCTGCATCCGGACGGTGTGGGTTGGCTATATGTCGCAAGCGGACTCAAAGACGGCCCACTCCCGGCGCACTATGAGCCGCTGGAGTCTCTCCTTGAAAATCCGCTCTACGATCAGCAGACCAATCCCGCTGCCGATCGAAAAAAGCGGCCGGACAATCCCTACGCCGCCACAGATGACGCGCGGTTTCCTTACATCCTCACAACTTACCGCCTCACGGAGCACCACACGGCAGGCGGGATGACGCGCTATCTTTCTCATCTCAACGAATTGCAGCCGGAGCTGTTCACTGAAGTTTCTCCGGAATTGGCTGCCGAGCTCAATTTACAGCATGCTGAATGGGCGACTATCATTACCGCCCGTGCCTTGATCGAGGCGCGCGTGCTGGTGACACCGCGCATGCGGCCGCTGCGCATCGATGGACACGACGTTCATCAAGTCGGCCTTCCTTATCACTGGGGATATCAGGGTCACGTGACCGGTGACATCGTAAACGACCTGCTCGTCATCAGCGAAGAACCCAATGTCCGCATTATGGAAACCAAGGCGCTCACTTGCAACATAGTTCCGGGCCGCCGGGCGCACGGACGACAGGCCCTGGAGGAACTCGGGGCGAAAGTAGGATTAACGGCATGA
- a CDS encoding bifunctional alpha,alpha-trehalose-phosphate synthase (UDP-forming)/trehalose-phosphatase, which translates to MKPDAAARLIVVSNRLPLTLQKTEDGWNTVRSSGGLASAMNPLLGKTGGEWIGWAGDGGGDEANEQRRAILAEWEEKEHCFAVDLPEPVAAGFYEGYANQTLWPVFHDFPSQLKFNAKDWDAYVEANRIFCDAVVKRYRPNDLIWVHDYHLMLLPGMLRDKLPEAAIGFFLHIPFPSSEIFPVLPKREELLEGLLGADLLAFQTHGHLQQFRATLLRVLGMESKIMQVAVGSRPVRLEALPIGIAPEEYTRLLTDDEKTVRQYAEWVERYRGRKVLLAVDRLDYTKGVPERLHSYAYLLQASPELKEKVILIQIAVPTREGIDSYKDLRTEVNRLVGEINGKIGTPEWTPLVYINRSIERSELVGLYKLADVCWVGSLRDGMNLVAKEYVACKAEGDGVLVLSEFAGAAAEMGEALLINPYDEERTVATIKRALDLDDQERRLRMTALHNRVLRNNVFHWGDRFVAALQDAVLERGRYIDTQPQRLRAGEIRQAYLRATRRLLIFDYDGTLVPFARRPQQAAPPATVLELLERLASDPKNLVALMSGRAAENLDRWFGKVPGLWLIAEHGAEIKPRSASSWEPLRAQVAADWKPTVMPILEHFVDRTPGSFIEQKEYSLVWHYRMAEPEFGEWLANELVSMLEAMLAQTELRAFRGEKIIEIKPVWANKGEALERLLRDSPNPDFIFAAGDDRTDEDLFERVSNDDAWTVHVGAGPTRASFVVPDFQALRSTLQLLAESDNARRAS; encoded by the coding sequence ATGAAACCTGACGCGGCCGCCCGTCTGATTGTGGTCTCGAACCGCCTTCCTCTCACGTTGCAGAAAACAGAAGACGGCTGGAACACGGTGCGAAGCTCGGGCGGTCTGGCGAGCGCGATGAACCCGCTCCTGGGAAAAACTGGTGGGGAGTGGATCGGGTGGGCTGGCGATGGGGGAGGGGATGAAGCCAACGAACAGCGCCGTGCCATTCTTGCCGAGTGGGAGGAAAAAGAACACTGCTTCGCAGTGGATCTTCCCGAACCTGTGGCCGCGGGATTCTATGAGGGCTATGCGAATCAAACTCTCTGGCCAGTCTTTCATGATTTCCCATCTCAGTTGAAGTTCAATGCGAAAGACTGGGACGCGTATGTCGAGGCGAACAGAATCTTCTGTGATGCGGTAGTCAAACGTTATCGCCCCAACGATTTGATTTGGGTGCATGACTACCATTTGATGCTCTTGCCGGGGATGTTGCGTGACAAACTGCCGGAGGCTGCCATCGGCTTCTTCCTGCATATCCCCTTTCCATCTTCTGAAATCTTTCCGGTATTGCCCAAACGCGAGGAGCTTCTGGAAGGCCTTCTCGGAGCCGACCTGCTTGCCTTTCAGACCCACGGGCATTTGCAGCAGTTCCGCGCGACGCTGCTTCGAGTGCTCGGGATGGAAAGTAAGATCATGCAGGTCGCAGTGGGAAGCCGGCCCGTTCGTCTGGAGGCGCTTCCGATCGGAATCGCTCCTGAGGAATACACGCGCCTGTTGACCGACGATGAGAAGACAGTCCGGCAATACGCGGAATGGGTTGAGCGTTACCGTGGACGAAAGGTGCTGCTCGCCGTCGATCGACTGGATTACACCAAAGGCGTCCCGGAGCGCTTACATTCCTACGCCTACCTGCTCCAAGCATCGCCGGAGCTTAAAGAGAAGGTCATCCTGATTCAGATCGCTGTACCTACCAGGGAAGGTATCGACAGTTACAAGGACTTGCGAACCGAGGTGAACCGCCTCGTCGGGGAAATCAACGGCAAAATCGGGACGCCCGAGTGGACCCCTCTGGTCTACATCAACCGCTCGATTGAGCGCAGCGAACTCGTAGGCCTGTACAAGTTGGCGGATGTCTGCTGGGTCGGGTCGCTTCGCGATGGAATGAACCTGGTTGCAAAGGAATATGTCGCGTGCAAAGCCGAAGGCGACGGCGTCCTGGTTTTGAGTGAATTCGCCGGCGCCGCTGCCGAGATGGGAGAGGCGCTTCTGATTAATCCCTACGACGAGGAGCGTACGGTTGCCACCATCAAACGAGCCTTAGATCTCGATGACCAGGAGCGTCGCTTACGCATGACGGCGCTTCACAATCGGGTTCTTCGAAACAATGTCTTCCATTGGGGAGACCGGTTTGTCGCCGCCCTGCAGGACGCAGTATTGGAACGCGGACGCTATATCGATACGCAACCGCAGCGCTTGCGAGCTGGTGAAATCCGGCAGGCCTACTTGCGTGCAACTCGGCGCTTGCTCATTTTCGATTACGACGGAACCCTCGTGCCGTTCGCGAGGCGGCCACAGCAAGCGGCGCCGCCTGCCACAGTACTCGAACTTCTGGAGAGGTTGGCTTCCGATCCCAAGAATCTCGTCGCACTCATGTCAGGCAGAGCGGCAGAAAACCTGGATCGTTGGTTCGGGAAGGTTCCAGGATTGTGGTTGATCGCCGAACATGGAGCCGAGATAAAACCCCGATCGGCATCCTCATGGGAACCTCTACGTGCGCAAGTGGCCGCGGATTGGAAGCCGACCGTTATGCCCATTCTCGAGCACTTCGTCGATCGCACACCGGGCAGTTTTATCGAACAAAAGGAATACTCGCTCGTGTGGCACTACCGCATGGCAGAGCCGGAGTTTGGAGAATGGCTGGCGAATGAACTCGTATCCATGTTAGAGGCCATGCTTGCGCAGACAGAGCTCAGGGCATTTCGAGGAGAGAAGATTATCGAGATCAAGCCGGTTTGGGCCAACAAGGGCGAGGCGCTCGAGCGATTGCTGCGAGACTCCCCCAATCCTGATTTTATCTTTGCCGCTGGCGACGATCGTACCGACGAGGACCTTTTCGAGCGCGTGTCCAATGATGATGCCTGGACCGTGCATGTCGGTGCTGGACCGACTCGCGCCTCATTTGTGGTGCCGGACTTCCAAGCCTTGCGCAGCACACTGCAATTGTTGGCGGAATCTGACAACGCCCGTCGCGCGTCTTAA
- a CDS encoding carboxymuconolactone decarboxylase family protein has protein sequence MQARMKNPAMILPEVMQGMQTLSKAVKHSGVSERTVGLVELRASQINGCGVCTDMHWRLMKDAGESDERLFAVAVWRDTPYFTDAERAALALTEAVTRLSDRPDPVPEAIWAEAARHYDEHALAGLVLAIAAINLWNRLNVTTKQVASPDLVKYAEKPQWEEREVGVR, from the coding sequence ATGCAAGCACGAATGAAGAACCCAGCCATGATTCTTCCCGAGGTAATGCAGGGCATGCAGACTCTGAGCAAGGCCGTCAAACACAGCGGTGTATCGGAGCGCACGGTAGGACTGGTTGAGCTGCGCGCGAGCCAGATCAATGGATGCGGCGTATGCACGGACATGCATTGGCGGTTGATGAAGGACGCGGGCGAAAGCGACGAGCGCCTTTTTGCTGTAGCCGTGTGGCGCGACACCCCATACTTCACCGACGCCGAGCGCGCCGCACTGGCCCTGACCGAAGCGGTGACCCGGCTCAGTGATCGCCCCGATCCCGTGCCGGAGGCAATCTGGGCAGAAGCTGCTCGTCACTACGACGAGCACGCGCTGGCCGGACTTGTCTTGGCCATCGCGGCCATTAACCTGTGGAATAGGCTGAACGTGACCACGAAACAAGTCGCCAGCCCGGATCTGGTGAAGTACGCCGAGAAGCCGCAATGGGAGGAGCGCGAGGTCGGAGTCCGGTAA
- a CDS encoding glutathione-independent formaldehyde dehydrogenase, translating into MKAVSYEETRKMAVSDHPKPKLKSPTDALLRVTTSGICGSDLHMYDGRTSLEKGTVVGHEIMGVIEEVGDAVSSIKKGDRVVLPFNIACGFCYNCHRGDTHSCLTMNPEGASAAYGYAGMGPYAGGQAEFVLVPHADFNCLKLPGTPGDEWEDDFLLLADVFPTGYHATELACVSPGKTVAIFGAGPVGLLAAYSSILKGASEVYVVDNVPERLDKAKELGAIPINFSEGDPVEQIFKLRKKNKGIQQSHRPGEEKLEGVDCAIDAVGYQARDDKNPGKEKQTQVLENVIRVVNPTGAVGLIGVYLAPDPGAENKDAKKGIFPVPLADLFDKALSLGSGQAPVKRYNEYLRDLIVNGRAKPSKIVSHHIGIEEAPEAYEKFDRRADGYTKILIKFGAEKKAA; encoded by the coding sequence GTGAAAGCTGTAAGTTACGAAGAAACCCGCAAGATGGCGGTTTCGGATCACCCGAAGCCGAAATTGAAGTCTCCAACCGACGCACTCTTAAGAGTTACCACCAGCGGCATTTGCGGAAGCGATCTTCATATGTACGACGGACGCACCTCCCTTGAGAAAGGGACTGTGGTCGGCCATGAAATCATGGGAGTGATCGAAGAAGTGGGCGATGCGGTTTCCAGTATCAAGAAAGGCGACCGCGTCGTTTTGCCGTTCAATATTGCCTGTGGATTTTGTTACAACTGTCACCGTGGCGACACTCATTCCTGCCTGACGATGAATCCGGAGGGCGCAAGCGCCGCCTATGGTTACGCCGGAATGGGCCCGTATGCCGGAGGCCAGGCGGAATTCGTACTCGTGCCGCACGCCGATTTCAATTGTTTGAAGCTGCCAGGAACTCCGGGAGATGAGTGGGAAGACGATTTTCTGCTTCTCGCCGACGTCTTCCCAACCGGCTACCATGCCACCGAACTGGCGTGCGTGAGCCCCGGCAAAACCGTCGCCATCTTTGGAGCAGGCCCGGTCGGATTGCTGGCCGCGTACAGTTCCATTCTGAAAGGCGCTTCCGAAGTCTACGTCGTCGATAACGTTCCGGAGCGGCTGGACAAGGCCAAGGAATTGGGCGCCATCCCCATAAACTTCAGCGAAGGAGATCCGGTCGAACAGATCTTCAAATTGCGGAAGAAAAATAAAGGCATCCAGCAAAGTCATCGCCCGGGGGAAGAAAAACTGGAAGGCGTCGACTGCGCGATTGACGCGGTCGGCTACCAGGCTCGCGACGACAAGAATCCGGGCAAGGAGAAACAGACGCAGGTTCTCGAAAATGTGATTCGTGTCGTGAATCCCACGGGCGCGGTTGGACTGATCGGCGTCTATCTTGCGCCCGACCCCGGCGCCGAGAATAAAGACGCTAAGAAAGGAATCTTCCCGGTGCCGCTTGCAGATCTCTTCGACAAAGCGCTTAGCCTGGGGAGCGGGCAGGCTCCAGTCAAGCGCTACAACGAATATCTGCGGGACCTGATCGTGAATGGCCGCGCCAAGCCCAGCAAGATTGTAAGCCATCACATCGGCATCGAAGAGGCACCGGAAGCTTACGAGAAATTCGATCGGAGGGCGGATGGCTACACGAAGATTCTGATCAAGTTCGGCGCAGAGAAGAAGGCCGCCTGA
- a CDS encoding PilZ domain-containing protein: MRDNFHSAIGIPVVSLPLRRYPRTLYSVPITVRHLCWDGVRTTRGISLDLGEGGLGALLEQIVVGDTVALDFSLNERSVSTVAIVRHASGARCGFEFVGLTAEEKQEIGGRTIIVGKQQNVRA, encoded by the coding sequence ATGCGAGACAACTTTCATTCGGCCATTGGCATTCCCGTTGTGAGCCTACCCTTGCGACGCTATCCCCGAACCTTGTATAGCGTCCCTATCACGGTGCGGCATTTGTGCTGGGATGGGGTGCGGACGACGCGGGGAATCAGCCTCGATCTGGGGGAAGGCGGCCTGGGAGCGTTACTGGAACAGATAGTGGTAGGAGACACGGTCGCGCTGGATTTCTCATTAAACGAGCGCTCCGTGAGTACGGTTGCCATCGTGCGCCACGCCAGCGGCGCGCGTTGCGGATTCGAGTTTGTGGGGCTGACCGCGGAGGAGAAACAGGAGATTGGGGGTAGAACCATCATAGTCGGCAAGCAACAAAATGTCCGGGCCTGA
- a CDS encoding FAD-binding protein, producing the protein MKRSAMAALSPVLPRSLSATEKNIARAAPTEPKSNVAGLRTAFRRRRPSDANWPSHPAWKRLNDAVEGNLISVKFPIEACLKDAGSADCQNLLNNIRNPYYIGDQAGLTQTLGWVDAWVSKPSVYAIAAKNPEHIAAAVNFARENDLRLVVKGGGHSYQGTSNAADSLLVWTREMHDITMHEAFVPQGCRAGHSPQRAVAIGSGAIWMQAYDAVTTKGGGYVQGGGCTTVGVGGLVQSGGFGSFSKHYGTAAAGLLEAEVVTADGKVRIANACQNSDLFWALKGGGGGTFGAVSKVTLRVRELPEFWGAAILTVKAASDDAFRRLLRYFVGFYREHLFNDHWGEHARITSGNVLDLLMVCHDLSTEEVKKLWQPFLNWVALSPGAYTIEGQPIFGSMPARHWWDVEWAKQNHLPVFSLDQRPGVSSNNAWWTGDGGQVAWFLYGYESLWMPASLLEDNSQERLARALFAGSRHKNIELHFNKGLAGAPREAIEVTRDTATNPAVLSAFALAIVGDAGGGYPGVRGHEPDVAQGRKARQEIHRCVNELRALAPNGGAYVSESNFFEENWQQAYWGSNYAGLASVKKKYDPTGLFFAHNGVGSEEWSDDGFVRKVEH; encoded by the coding sequence TTGAAACGATCTGCGATGGCTGCACTGAGTCCGGTGTTGCCGCGTTCTTTATCGGCGACCGAGAAGAATATTGCGCGCGCTGCCCCAACCGAGCCCAAATCGAACGTGGCGGGTCTTCGTACTGCGTTTCGGCGACGCCGGCCGTCGGATGCCAATTGGCCTTCCCATCCGGCCTGGAAACGCTTGAACGATGCGGTCGAGGGGAATTTGATTTCGGTGAAATTTCCAATCGAGGCTTGCCTCAAGGATGCGGGAAGTGCGGACTGCCAGAACCTGCTAAACAATATTCGCAATCCCTATTACATCGGGGATCAGGCCGGCCTGACGCAAACTTTGGGCTGGGTTGACGCCTGGGTGAGCAAACCGAGCGTTTACGCAATTGCGGCAAAGAATCCGGAGCACATTGCAGCAGCGGTGAACTTCGCACGGGAAAATGATTTGCGCCTGGTGGTGAAGGGCGGGGGGCACAGTTATCAGGGCACGTCGAATGCGGCGGATTCGCTGCTCGTTTGGACGCGGGAGATGCACGATATCACCATGCATGAGGCATTTGTTCCGCAAGGATGCAGGGCCGGGCACAGCCCACAGCGCGCAGTCGCGATAGGATCTGGTGCCATTTGGATGCAAGCGTACGATGCGGTGACGACCAAAGGCGGCGGATATGTGCAAGGGGGCGGCTGCACTACCGTTGGCGTGGGGGGACTGGTGCAGAGCGGCGGCTTTGGAAGTTTTTCGAAGCACTATGGAACCGCGGCGGCGGGATTGTTGGAGGCGGAAGTTGTGACTGCGGATGGCAAAGTGCGGATCGCCAATGCCTGTCAGAATTCAGATTTGTTTTGGGCGCTAAAGGGCGGTGGAGGAGGAACGTTCGGCGCGGTGAGCAAGGTAACGCTGCGCGTGCGAGAACTGCCGGAATTTTGGGGTGCGGCAATTCTTACGGTGAAGGCCGCGTCGGACGACGCGTTTCGGCGTTTGCTGCGCTACTTCGTCGGTTTCTATCGGGAACATCTCTTCAACGATCACTGGGGCGAACACGCCCGCATCACGAGTGGGAATGTCCTCGATCTGTTGATGGTGTGCCACGACTTGAGCACGGAGGAAGTGAAAAAGCTATGGCAGCCCTTTCTGAACTGGGTAGCGCTCTCGCCGGGCGCTTACACCATCGAGGGACAACCGATTTTCGGAAGTATGCCGGCTCGGCATTGGTGGGACGTAGAGTGGGCGAAGCAGAATCATTTGCCAGTTTTTAGTTTGGACCAGCGTCCTGGAGTGAGTTCGAACAACGCGTGGTGGACGGGAGACGGGGGCCAGGTGGCTTGGTTCCTATACGGATACGAATCGTTGTGGATGCCAGCATCGCTCCTCGAAGATAATTCGCAAGAACGGCTTGCCCGAGCGCTGTTTGCCGGTTCCCGCCATAAGAACATCGAACTGCATTTCAACAAAGGGTTGGCGGGAGCGCCGCGCGAGGCGATCGAAGTTACACGCGATACGGCGACGAATCCCGCCGTGCTGAGCGCGTTTGCGCTGGCAATCGTGGGAGATGCGGGCGGCGGATATCCGGGCGTGCGCGGCCATGAGCCAGATGTAGCACAGGGCCGGAAAGCCCGGCAGGAGATCCATCGGTGCGTCAATGAATTGCGCGCGCTGGCGCCGAATGGCGGAGCCTACGTATCCGAAAGCAATTTCTTCGAGGAGAACTGGCAGCAGGCCTACTGGGGAAGCAACTATGCGGGTCTGGCGTCGGTGAAAAAGAAATACGATCCGACGGGGTTGTTTTTCGCACACAACGGCGTGGGCTCGGAGGAGTGGAGTGACGACGGGTTTGTGAGGAAAGTTGAGCATTGA
- a CDS encoding sensor histidine kinase, with the protein MPPSNSLFARTVTGWVARYTVALSSLAIALGLGRVLSPFCGNLAPYALSFMALVLSSLYCGVGPSVAATILDLSGLKFWFIAPTHTFQLLTLKSALEMATVLLVSAGVIAMGEIRHREYEALRRKQGNLEDRVQHRTAELEKANQSLRELTARLMQLQDEERRRIARELHDSVGQILAALTMNLTTVSADIEKLVQTGKIVSDSLALAQEMHKEVRTVSYLLHPPLLDESGLASALRWYVEGFSERSKIKVQLEIPDEFGRLPQEMETAIFRTVQECLTNIHHHSGSAVAAIRITRSADEIRLNVEDRGTGIPSDKLQEVMSAATPGVGVRGMRERMRQLGGSLELRSNASGTSVEAWLPTPSSVLATSEVAA; encoded by the coding sequence ATGCCGCCCAGTAATTCCCTTTTTGCACGAACCGTCACTGGTTGGGTAGCTCGCTACACAGTGGCTTTGTCTTCACTTGCGATTGCGCTCGGCCTCGGGCGCGTGTTGAGCCCCTTCTGCGGTAACCTTGCCCCTTATGCCCTATCGTTTATGGCGCTCGTGCTTTCCAGTTTGTACTGTGGCGTCGGCCCATCGGTGGCGGCAACGATTCTTGACTTGTCTGGCCTCAAATTTTGGTTCATCGCGCCCACCCACACATTTCAATTGTTGACGCTGAAGTCGGCTCTTGAAATGGCGACCGTCCTGCTCGTCTCGGCAGGTGTCATAGCGATGGGAGAGATACGCCATCGAGAATACGAAGCACTCCGCCGCAAACAAGGAAATCTGGAAGATCGAGTCCAACACCGGACTGCCGAACTCGAAAAGGCGAATCAGAGCTTGCGTGAGCTTACCGCTCGCCTCATGCAATTACAGGATGAAGAGAGGCGACGCATTGCCCGTGAATTGCACGATAGTGTGGGGCAGATATTGGCTGCTCTGACTATGAATCTCACGACGGTGAGTGCCGACATTGAAAAGCTCGTCCAAACTGGAAAGATTGTGAGCGATAGCCTGGCGCTGGCCCAGGAAATGCATAAAGAAGTCCGCACCGTCTCCTATTTGCTTCATCCGCCACTTCTGGATGAGTCGGGACTCGCGTCGGCTCTCCGCTGGTACGTCGAAGGCTTCTCTGAACGCAGCAAAATTAAGGTCCAGTTGGAGATTCCAGACGAGTTCGGCCGATTGCCACAAGAAATGGAAACGGCTATTTTTCGCACTGTGCAAGAGTGTCTCACGAACATTCACCATCACTCTGGAAGCGCTGTCGCCGCTATTCGAATCACCCGCTCGGCGGACGAAATTCGCTTGAATGTTGAGGATCGGGGAACCGGAATCCCGAGCGACAAGTTACAGGAAGTAATGTCGGCCGCCACTCCCGGAGTTGGCGTCAGAGGCATGCGCGAACGAATGAGGCAATTAGGCGGCAGCTTGGAGCTACGGTCGAACGCAAGCGGTACCTCGGTTGAGGCTTGGCTGCCGACCCCGTCCTCAGTGCTGGCCACTTCGGAAGTGGCGGCGTAG